In Agromyces sp. G08B096, a genomic segment contains:
- a CDS encoding SDR family oxidoreductase, with translation MARFAIIGGHGKVALRLARLLAERGDSVDAVIRNPAHTADVEATGASAVVADVETLEVDGLAALLDGHDAVVWSAGAGGGDPARTIAVDRDAAIRTMAAAERAGVARFVMVSYFGSPDRSVPESNPFRTYAEAKADADEHLAASNLDWTILGPSSLTDDPGTGRIDTHAESSGRVPRDDVAAVAAAVLADPGTIRRTIRFNTGETPIAQAIA, from the coding sequence ATGGCACGATTCGCGATCATCGGCGGCCATGGCAAGGTCGCCCTCAGGCTCGCCCGCCTCCTCGCCGAGCGTGGCGACAGCGTCGATGCGGTCATCCGCAATCCCGCGCACACGGCCGATGTCGAGGCGACCGGCGCCTCGGCCGTCGTCGCCGATGTCGAGACGCTCGAGGTCGACGGGCTCGCGGCCCTGCTCGACGGGCACGACGCGGTCGTGTGGTCGGCGGGGGCCGGCGGAGGCGACCCGGCGCGCACCATCGCCGTCGACCGCGACGCCGCGATCCGCACCATGGCCGCAGCCGAGCGTGCGGGCGTCGCCCGCTTCGTCATGGTGTCCTACTTCGGATCGCCCGACCGCTCGGTCCCCGAGTCCAACCCGTTCCGCACCTACGCCGAGGCGAAGGCCGACGCCGACGAGCACCTCGCCGCATCGAATCTGGACTGGACGATCCTCGGTCCCTCCTCGCTCACCGACGACCCGGGCACTGGGCGCATCGACACCCACGCGGAGTCGAGCGGACGCGTGCCGCGCGACGACGTCGCGGCGGTCGCCGCGGCGGTGCTCGCCGATCCGGGCA
- a CDS encoding NUDIX domain-containing protein: protein MPVTSAGLLLVRRGPGGPEVFIAHMGGPFWARKREGAWSIPKGEFDVGGEDPLAAARREFAEELGRPAPAGTAVDLGEFRYASGKRLHVFAVEVPDFDAEPVTSNTFELEWPPRSGRRQAFPEIDEARWCALDEARPLLVAGQRPVLDAVAAHFGEQSGG, encoded by the coding sequence GTGCCGGTGACGAGCGCCGGGCTCCTGCTCGTGCGACGCGGGCCCGGCGGGCCCGAGGTCTTCATCGCGCATATGGGCGGCCCGTTCTGGGCGCGCAAGCGCGAGGGCGCCTGGTCGATCCCCAAGGGCGAGTTCGACGTCGGCGGAGAGGATCCGCTCGCCGCGGCGCGGCGCGAGTTCGCCGAGGAGCTCGGCCGACCGGCGCCGGCCGGCACCGCCGTCGACCTCGGCGAGTTCCGTTACGCATCGGGCAAGCGCCTGCACGTCTTCGCGGTCGAGGTGCCCGACTTCGACGCCGAGCCGGTGACGAGCAACACGTTCGAGCTCGAGTGGCCGCCCCGCTCGGGCCGCCGGCAGGCGTTCCCCGAGATCGACGAGGCGCGCTGGTGCGCCCTCGACGAGGCGCGGCCGCTGCTCGTGGCCGGCCAGCGCCCCGTGCTCGACGCCGTCGCCGCGCACTTCGGCGAGCAGTCGGGCGGGTGA
- a CDS encoding transposase has translation MADADALADIADELYGLDADEFTAARNARVKALRIQDRALASRVAEFRKPSTAAWVVNQLARHRPDELDELLALGNELRAAQADLDAKALTALARERRKLVAAMARTAAAVAEELGSPVRPATVEEVAETLQAALTDASAADAVRSGRLVRALEAIGTEVDLGGAVAGGVPRRGGSGAARVRAGGSRSKGDDRPAGPVAVPPPSVEEDARFAARRKAERERAERAAADAEGRAEDAEAAEAAVRERLTAAQEALEAAERERDELEHRLREIESQLADAERTVAEAQRALRPLEREHDRAARSADEARAAADELRAELD, from the coding sequence ATGGCCGACGCCGACGCGCTCGCCGACATCGCGGACGAGCTGTACGGGCTCGACGCCGACGAGTTCACCGCGGCGCGCAACGCGCGCGTGAAGGCCCTGCGGATCCAGGATCGCGCGCTCGCCTCGCGGGTCGCCGAGTTCCGGAAGCCCTCGACGGCCGCGTGGGTCGTGAACCAGCTCGCCCGCCACCGGCCCGACGAGCTCGACGAGCTGCTCGCCCTCGGCAACGAGCTGCGCGCCGCCCAGGCCGACCTCGACGCGAAGGCGCTCACCGCCCTGGCGCGCGAGCGGCGGAAGCTGGTCGCCGCGATGGCACGCACGGCCGCCGCCGTCGCCGAGGAGCTCGGCAGCCCGGTGCGCCCGGCGACGGTGGAGGAGGTCGCCGAGACGCTGCAGGCGGCACTGACGGATGCTTCCGCCGCCGACGCCGTCCGGAGCGGCCGGCTCGTCCGCGCGCTCGAGGCGATCGGCACCGAGGTCGACCTCGGCGGCGCCGTCGCGGGCGGCGTCCCGCGCCGGGGCGGGTCCGGCGCCGCGCGCGTCCGGGCGGGCGGCTCGCGGTCGAAGGGCGATGACCGCCCGGCCGGGCCGGTGGCCGTGCCGCCTCCGTCGGTGGAGGAGGACGCCCGCTTCGCGGCGCGGAGGAAGGCCGAGCGCGAGCGCGCCGAGCGGGCCGCCGCCGACGCCGAGGGCCGCGCGGAGGACGCCGAAGCCGCCGAGGCCGCGGTGCGGGAACGGCTGACCGCGGCCCAGGAGGCGCTGGAGGCGGCGGAGCGGGAGCGTGACGAGCTCGAGCACCGCCTGCGCGAGATCGAGTCGCAGCTCGCCGACGCCGAGCGCACGGTCGCGGAGGCGCAGCGCGCCCTTCGCCCGCTCGAGCGCGAGCACGACCGCGCCGCCCGGTCGGCCGACGAAGCCCGGGCCGCGGCCGACGAGCTTCGCGCCGAGCTCGACTGA
- a CDS encoding alpha/beta hydrolase has protein sequence MTTTEPTPIVLVHGLWMTPKSWDTWAERFRARGHEVIAPGWPGIDDRAVADIRSNPEALKGVGLKQIADHYEQIIRALPRKPIIMGHSFGGVLMQMLADRGLGVAYVGVAPGQTAGIATLPFSTLWSGTPILSNPFGRNGAKPLSKRHFHYTFGNDLSRAESDRIWEEQAVNSVNRVFFEGVASTLNERGGVTHVDYARPDRAPLLVITGERDHVVPPAIGKAIVKKYTSTGSPSVVEYRQFPGRTHRLVSQDGWEEIADAALDWALAHQQAPRVDA, from the coding sequence ATGACCACCACCGAACCGACGCCCATCGTCCTGGTCCACGGACTCTGGATGACCCCGAAGAGCTGGGACACCTGGGCGGAGCGCTTCCGCGCCCGCGGCCACGAGGTGATCGCTCCAGGCTGGCCGGGGATCGACGACCGAGCGGTCGCGGACATCCGGTCGAACCCCGAGGCCCTGAAGGGCGTCGGGCTGAAGCAGATCGCCGACCACTACGAGCAGATCATCCGCGCGCTTCCTCGCAAGCCGATCATCATGGGCCACTCCTTCGGCGGAGTGCTGATGCAGATGCTCGCCGACCGCGGGCTCGGCGTCGCGTACGTCGGCGTCGCCCCCGGCCAGACCGCCGGCATCGCGACCCTGCCGTTCTCCACGCTCTGGAGCGGAACCCCCATCCTGTCCAACCCGTTCGGGCGCAACGGCGCGAAGCCGCTCTCGAAGCGGCACTTCCACTACACCTTCGGCAACGACCTCAGCCGCGCCGAGTCCGATCGCATCTGGGAGGAGCAGGCGGTGAACTCGGTCAACCGGGTCTTCTTCGAGGGCGTCGCCTCGACGCTCAACGAGCGCGGCGGGGTCACCCACGTCGACTACGCCCGGCCCGACCGCGCGCCGCTGCTCGTCATCACCGGTGAGCGCGACCACGTGGTGCCTCCCGCCATCGGCAAGGCGATCGTGAAGAAGTACACGTCGACCGGCAGCCCGTCGGTCGTCGAGTACCGCCAGTTCCCGGGCCGCACCCATCGGCTGGTCAGCCAGGACGGCTGGGAGGAGATCGCCGATGCGGCGCTCGACTGGGCGCTCGCCCACCAGCAGGCGCCCCGCGTCGACGCCTGA
- a CDS encoding NAD-dependent deacylase → MRIVVLTGAGISAESGVPTFRDDGGLWEGHRVEDVATPEAFARDPLTVQRFYDARRRAAASARPNPAHLALARLERRLGDDLLVVTQNIDDLHEQAGSTRVVHMHGRLDTALCEACGARMPVPGDLADDATCPVCGARALRPDVVWFGERPYELDRIDLALAACDRFVAIGTSGAVYPAAGFVLTAAGFGAATLELNLVESEVSLLFDEVRHGLAGMLVPAWVDEVLQAIGPGTP, encoded by the coding sequence GTGCGGATCGTGGTGCTGACCGGGGCGGGGATCTCCGCCGAGAGCGGCGTGCCCACGTTCCGCGACGACGGCGGGCTCTGGGAGGGGCACCGGGTCGAGGACGTCGCGACGCCGGAGGCGTTCGCCAGGGACCCCCTCACCGTGCAGCGCTTCTACGACGCCAGGCGCCGGGCCGCGGCATCCGCCCGCCCGAACCCGGCGCACCTGGCGCTTGCCCGCCTCGAGCGGCGTCTCGGCGACGACCTGCTCGTGGTGACGCAGAACATCGACGATCTGCACGAGCAGGCGGGGTCGACCCGGGTCGTGCACATGCACGGCCGGCTCGACACGGCGCTCTGCGAGGCGTGCGGCGCCAGGATGCCGGTGCCGGGCGACCTCGCCGACGATGCGACCTGCCCGGTGTGCGGTGCGCGAGCGCTCCGCCCCGACGTGGTCTGGTTCGGCGAGCGCCCGTACGAGCTCGACCGCATCGACCTCGCGCTCGCCGCGTGCGACCGCTTCGTCGCGATCGGCACCTCGGGCGCGGTCTACCCGGCGGCGGGGTTCGTGCTCACGGCCGCCGGGTTCGGGGCCGCCACGCTCGAGCTGAACCTCGTCGAGAGCGAGGTGTCGCTGCTGTTCGACGAGGTCAGGCACGGCCTCGCGGGCATGCTCGTGCCGGCGTGGGTCGACGAGGTGCTGCAGGCCATCGGTCCTGGCACGCCGTGA
- a CDS encoding PLP-dependent aspartate aminotransferase family protein produces the protein MPAHESGRPAALHPETVVVTAGRPPHDPDQPLNLPVHLTSTYVAGGELEYGRYGNRSWTAFEETLGALEGSRCVSFASGIAAIAAVLDLVEPGGVVVAPRHSYTGTVGQLADREASGRLRVRWVDVTDTDAVIAATDGAALLWFETPTNPALEVADIGALAAGAHANGALVAVDNTFATPLRQRPLADGADLVVHSATKSISGHSDVLMGAVVAASEAHADALVARRSLGGAIPSAFEAFLALRGLRTLPVRLDRAEATARTLVERLSGHPGLDEVRYPGFGSIVSIVLRGGAAPADALVGRTALWIHATSLGGVESTFERRRRWPAEAETIPDGLVRLSVGLEHPDDLAADLIQALDAVG, from the coding sequence ATGCCCGCCCACGAGTCCGGTCGCCCTGCCGCCCTCCACCCCGAGACCGTCGTCGTCACCGCCGGCCGCCCGCCGCACGACCCCGACCAGCCGCTCAATCTGCCGGTCCACCTCACCTCGACCTACGTCGCGGGCGGCGAGCTCGAGTACGGCCGATACGGGAACCGGTCGTGGACCGCCTTCGAAGAAACCCTCGGTGCGCTCGAGGGAAGCCGGTGCGTCTCGTTCGCCTCCGGCATCGCCGCGATCGCCGCGGTGCTCGACCTCGTCGAACCCGGCGGCGTGGTGGTCGCGCCGCGCCACTCGTACACCGGCACGGTGGGCCAGCTCGCCGACCGCGAGGCATCCGGCCGGCTCCGCGTGCGCTGGGTCGATGTCACCGACACGGACGCGGTGATCGCCGCGACCGACGGCGCCGCGCTGCTCTGGTTCGAGACGCCGACGAACCCGGCGCTCGAGGTCGCCGACATCGGCGCGCTCGCGGCGGGCGCGCACGCCAACGGTGCGCTCGTCGCGGTCGACAACACGTTCGCGACGCCGCTGCGCCAGCGCCCGCTCGCCGACGGCGCCGACCTCGTCGTGCACTCGGCCACGAAGTCGATCTCGGGCCACAGCGACGTGCTCATGGGCGCCGTGGTCGCGGCATCCGAGGCGCACGCCGACGCGCTCGTCGCTCGACGGTCGCTCGGCGGAGCCATCCCGTCGGCCTTCGAGGCGTTCCTCGCGCTGCGGGGTCTGCGCACGCTCCCCGTACGGCTCGACCGCGCCGAGGCGACCGCTCGCACGCTCGTCGAACGGCTCTCCGGTCACCCCGGTCTCGACGAGGTCCGCTACCCGGGCTTCGGGTCGATCGTCTCCATCGTGCTCCGCGGCGGCGCCGCCCCGGCCGACGCGCTCGTCGGCCGCACCGCCCTCTGGATCCACGCGACCAGCCTCGGCGGGGTCGAGTCGACGTTCGAACGCCGCCGGCGCTGGCCCGCTGAGGCCGAGACCATCCCCGACGGGCTCGTCCGACTCTCCGTCGGCCTCGAGCACCCCGACGACCTCGCCGCCGACCTGATCCAGGCACTCGACGCCGTCGGCTGA
- a CDS encoding LacI family DNA-binding transcriptional regulator, whose product MGRSDDIGFAAVARLAGVSPGTVSNTLNRPEKVAAATRERVLAAIEALEFVPNRAASALRLGSSKLIGLVVPETTNPFYAAIASAVSEEAARLGYLMALCVSHDDPDLELASFNALAEQRAAGVLVVPLSADRDRLRRLRMVGARLVLVDRTADPEEGCSVAVDDVRGGRLAVEHLVDSGCSSIVVVNGDLDIPQCADRSAGAHAAAAAAGVQLREVVVERMTVEAGAQAGAALASDPPMGVFCANDQLAVGVITALTDAGVRVPEDVAVVGYGDLEIADIGRVPLTTVEQPKARVGRAAVDALAAELSTDAEQHEHVAAVFAPRLVVRRSAPGRRLSS is encoded by the coding sequence GTGGGCCGCAGCGACGACATCGGATTCGCGGCCGTCGCACGGCTCGCCGGCGTCTCGCCCGGAACCGTCTCCAACACGCTGAACCGGCCCGAGAAGGTGGCCGCCGCCACCCGCGAGCGCGTCCTCGCGGCCATCGAGGCGCTCGAGTTCGTGCCCAATCGCGCCGCCTCCGCCCTCCGCCTCGGCAGCAGCAAGCTCATCGGCCTCGTCGTGCCCGAGACGACCAACCCCTTCTACGCGGCCATCGCGAGCGCCGTCAGCGAGGAGGCGGCCCGGCTCGGCTACCTCATGGCGCTCTGCGTCAGTCACGACGATCCCGACCTCGAGCTGGCGAGCTTCAACGCGCTCGCGGAGCAGCGGGCCGCCGGCGTGCTCGTCGTGCCGCTCAGCGCCGACCGCGACCGGCTCCGCCGACTCCGGATGGTCGGCGCCCGACTCGTGCTCGTCGACCGGACCGCAGACCCCGAGGAGGGTTGCTCGGTCGCCGTCGACGACGTGCGGGGCGGGCGGCTCGCCGTCGAGCATCTCGTCGACAGCGGCTGCAGCTCCATCGTCGTGGTCAACGGCGACCTCGACATCCCGCAGTGCGCCGACCGCAGCGCGGGCGCGCACGCCGCCGCCGCGGCGGCCGGTGTGCAGCTCCGCGAGGTCGTCGTCGAGAGGATGACCGTCGAGGCGGGCGCCCAGGCGGGTGCCGCGCTGGCGTCCGACCCGCCCATGGGCGTCTTCTGCGCGAACGACCAGCTGGCGGTCGGCGTCATCACGGCGCTCACGGACGCCGGTGTCCGCGTCCCCGAGGACGTCGCGGTGGTGGGCTACGGCGATCTCGAGATCGCCGACATCGGACGGGTGCCGCTCACCACGGTGGAGCAGCCCAAGGCCCGCGTCGGCCGTGCCGCCGTCGACGCCCTCGCGGCCGAGCTCTCGACCGACGCCGAGCAGCACGAGCACGTCGCCGCCGTCTTCGCGCCGCGCCTCGTCGTCCGCCGGTCGGCGCCCGGCCGGCGACTCAGCTCGTGA
- a CDS encoding glycosyl hydrolase, whose protein sequence is MISPQLDALFDAPPRRFGPTPLWWWSGAAVTEDRLAWQLERFDEGGIHNLVVINLAPAGPLFGALADDPPWFSETWWDRFRLTCEIAAERDLRVWFYDQIGFSGANLQGQITSVHPDAAGRSLRFREAAVADGRVPLHGGEALVGAFDPRGRRLDSAADGAVTGRDGEVVRVVVSAPTAFDYLAPDAVARIIDLVHGEYDRRVPEHLGRAIAGSFQDEAPAANAWTDRFAEEFRSRRGYDLLDHLPSLFEGASTEARKIRGDYHAVRAALAEEAFFRPLARWHEERGMLIGADQANPARAGYPTQATQLYTDYIRTHRWYGAVGSDHEGDAKIHSSIAHLYDHPRVWMESFHSSGWGGTLADTYDWLLPLLRSGANLYNPHATYFGTAGGWFEWAPPSTDWRQPYWEQYPAFSRAVARIASIMSWGVYDAEVAVLHPTATAQAGLTLDLPVDHFGDGILGGAAYSDLDAAQEHYLALVGSTNWFHPRIGALDRERVAFDVIDDDSLTREPLDGAAVRVSAQRYRAVVLPGATVLEEPTARRLLELLDAGGRVIVVGADPQFAAGRGGDDAVVAALVRHARLERQADAAAAARSLNELRGHAEADVPLLVRRSGRDGAALVTGAFPGASEPKGGTDPGAARGRAPLDPGRYARDRRVTVRARVDEAMVLDPATGVRSRPRVESDGDVSTISFGTGGAPAVILVWREADGGGGADHGSDRSPAVDLAPVVPERGRERRVPVDVPWTGELRPTLDNTWGDFALPVGTDVAALQIWSFDWQERGAGGDEFDDGGWLRVRATFGERVRTLGPVPVEHAPGPLSATEVAAVLAGDRALAGADWTRRVHSTSRGAADLGRGTLGNKGIVPEGFVRLPAGGAGEVALVRTIVETGLRGEVELVVGAGADKQVWWNGELVAATSANTARAVVSVTDPTNVLEYRLGASRNRRAVANADEVLESWFTLAPAGDFGERPVFMRLPERLRPDGSARFTAEIELPEDARAARLIVGAAVGATISVDGAVVARQAKVEYYEETWGATPAYFAHDVTGLLGAGRHRVEVELESTRVDDVVLVDLVATTSDGAVALVSGPGWQVEADGRSGESVEHLGHWDEPASTHAVLRAHPLPDVGWLRGEPVLGTGVPGFRTTDDVVPAAQVLRFTVPAGSTEIEIPLRLPARVWVDGAEVPVSAGRIAIERPLDAPGTVLVRTAETVFARGGSALAGPVRVRTAPAPIELGDWRDIGLGSWSGGVRYTARIEVAGDAPAAALELGRVQGSVRVEVDGEVVADLFCAPYRVELGDRRGELEVSVTVYTTLAPFLAESTPTAWAFPEQLGSGLIGPVTLVTS, encoded by the coding sequence ATGATCTCCCCACAGCTGGACGCGCTGTTCGACGCTCCGCCGCGACGATTCGGGCCGACGCCGCTCTGGTGGTGGTCCGGGGCCGCCGTGACGGAGGACCGGCTCGCGTGGCAGCTCGAGCGGTTCGACGAGGGCGGAATCCACAACCTGGTCGTCATCAACCTCGCACCCGCCGGGCCGCTGTTCGGCGCCCTCGCCGACGATCCGCCCTGGTTCAGCGAGACGTGGTGGGACCGGTTCCGCCTGACCTGCGAGATCGCCGCGGAGCGCGACCTTCGGGTCTGGTTCTACGACCAGATCGGGTTCTCGGGCGCGAACCTCCAGGGGCAGATCACGAGCGTGCACCCCGATGCGGCCGGCCGCTCGCTCCGCTTCCGTGAGGCGGCCGTCGCCGATGGGCGGGTTCCCCTCCACGGCGGCGAAGCGCTGGTCGGCGCGTTCGACCCCCGCGGGCGGCGGCTGGACAGCGCCGCCGACGGCGCGGTCACCGGCCGGGACGGCGAGGTCGTCCGAGTCGTCGTGAGCGCGCCCACCGCGTTCGACTACCTCGCACCCGACGCCGTGGCCCGCATCATCGACCTCGTCCACGGCGAGTACGACCGACGGGTGCCAGAGCACCTCGGCCGGGCCATCGCGGGCAGCTTCCAGGACGAGGCGCCGGCCGCGAACGCCTGGACCGACCGGTTCGCCGAGGAGTTCCGGTCCCGCCGCGGATACGACCTCCTCGATCATCTGCCGTCGCTCTTCGAGGGTGCCTCCACCGAGGCGCGGAAGATCCGCGGCGACTACCACGCCGTGCGCGCGGCGCTCGCCGAGGAGGCGTTCTTCCGTCCCCTCGCCCGCTGGCACGAGGAGCGGGGAATGCTCATCGGCGCCGATCAGGCCAATCCCGCTCGTGCCGGGTACCCGACCCAGGCGACGCAGCTCTACACCGACTACATCCGCACGCACCGCTGGTACGGCGCGGTCGGCAGCGACCACGAGGGCGATGCCAAGATCCATTCCTCGATCGCCCACCTGTACGACCATCCGCGGGTCTGGATGGAGTCGTTCCACTCGAGCGGCTGGGGCGGCACCCTGGCCGACACCTACGACTGGCTCCTGCCGCTCCTCCGGAGCGGCGCGAACCTCTACAACCCGCATGCGACGTACTTCGGCACGGCGGGCGGCTGGTTCGAGTGGGCGCCCCCGTCGACCGACTGGCGCCAGCCGTACTGGGAGCAGTACCCGGCGTTCTCGCGGGCCGTCGCCCGGATCGCCTCGATCATGTCGTGGGGCGTGTACGACGCCGAGGTCGCCGTGCTGCATCCGACGGCGACGGCGCAGGCCGGACTCACCCTCGATCTGCCGGTCGACCACTTCGGCGACGGGATCCTCGGCGGTGCGGCGTACTCCGACCTCGACGCGGCGCAGGAGCATTACCTGGCGCTCGTCGGCAGCACCAACTGGTTCCATCCCCGGATCGGAGCGCTCGATCGCGAGCGCGTCGCGTTCGATGTGATCGACGACGACTCGCTCACGCGGGAACCGCTCGACGGTGCGGCCGTCCGGGTCTCCGCGCAGCGGTATCGAGCGGTCGTGCTCCCCGGGGCGACCGTGCTCGAGGAGCCGACGGCGCGCCGTCTCCTCGAGCTGCTCGACGCGGGTGGACGCGTGATCGTCGTCGGCGCCGACCCCCAGTTCGCCGCCGGCCGCGGCGGCGACGATGCGGTGGTCGCGGCGCTCGTACGGCATGCGCGTCTGGAGCGACAGGCGGACGCGGCTGCCGCCGCTCGGTCCCTGAACGAGCTGCGCGGGCATGCCGAGGCGGATGTCCCGCTGCTCGTGCGTCGCTCCGGCCGAGACGGCGCCGCGCTCGTGACCGGGGCGTTCCCCGGGGCGAGCGAGCCCAAGGGCGGGACGGACCCGGGCGCGGCCCGCGGACGGGCGCCGCTCGATCCGGGCCGCTATGCCCGCGACCGCCGAGTGACGGTCCGGGCGCGGGTGGACGAGGCCATGGTGCTCGACCCCGCGACCGGTGTGCGGAGCAGGCCGCGAGTGGAGTCCGACGGCGACGTCAGCACGATCTCGTTCGGGACCGGAGGCGCCCCGGCCGTCATCCTCGTCTGGCGGGAGGCCGACGGCGGGGGCGGGGCCGACCACGGGAGCGATCGTTCCCCGGCGGTCGACCTCGCACCCGTCGTACCCGAGCGCGGCCGGGAACGCCGCGTCCCGGTCGACGTGCCGTGGACCGGTGAGCTGCGCCCCACCCTCGACAACACGTGGGGGGATTTCGCGCTGCCGGTGGGCACGGACGTAGCGGCGCTGCAGATCTGGTCGTTCGACTGGCAGGAGCGCGGGGCGGGCGGCGACGAGTTCGACGACGGCGGGTGGCTCCGGGTCAGGGCGACGTTCGGCGAACGCGTCCGCACGCTCGGCCCGGTCCCGGTGGAGCACGCGCCCGGCCCGCTCTCCGCGACCGAGGTCGCCGCGGTCCTCGCAGGGGACCGCGCGCTCGCCGGAGCCGATTGGACGCGGCGCGTTCATTCGACCAGCCGCGGCGCCGCCGACCTCGGCCGCGGCACGCTCGGCAACAAGGGCATCGTCCCCGAGGGGTTCGTCCGGCTGCCGGCGGGCGGAGCCGGCGAGGTCGCGCTCGTGCGCACGATCGTGGAGACCGGGCTCCGCGGCGAGGTCGAATTGGTCGTCGGTGCCGGGGCTGACAAGCAGGTCTGGTGGAACGGGGAGCTCGTCGCCGCGACATCCGCGAACACCGCCCGTGCCGTCGTGTCGGTGACCGACCCGACGAACGTACTCGAATACCGCCTGGGCGCGAGCCGCAATCGACGGGCCGTCGCGAACGCCGACGAGGTGCTGGAGAGCTGGTTCACGCTCGCCCCGGCCGGCGACTTCGGCGAGCGGCCGGTCTTCATGCGGCTTCCCGAGCGCCTGCGGCCCGACGGATCCGCGCGATTCACGGCGGAGATCGAGCTGCCTGAAGACGCGCGAGCGGCGAGGCTCATCGTGGGCGCGGCGGTCGGCGCGACGATCTCGGTCGACGGAGCCGTCGTGGCGCGCCAGGCGAAGGTGGAGTACTACGAGGAGACATGGGGCGCGACGCCGGCGTACTTCGCCCATGACGTCACCGGGCTGCTCGGGGCGGGTCGGCATCGCGTCGAGGTGGAGCTCGAGAGCACCCGCGTCGACGACGTCGTCCTCGTCGATCTCGTGGCGACGACCTCCGACGGCGCAGTGGCGCTGGTGAGCGGGCCCGGCTGGCAGGTCGAGGCGGACGGCCGCAGCGGCGAGTCGGTCGAGCACCTCGGGCACTGGGACGAGCCGGCGTCGACGCACGCCGTCCTGCGCGCTCACCCGCTCCCGGACGTCGGGTGGCTCAGGGGCGAACCCGTGCTCGGCACCGGCGTTCCGGGGTTCCGTACGACCGACGATGTCGTCCCGGCCGCGCAGGTGCTGCGGTTCACAGTTCCGGCGGGATCGACCGAGATCGAGATCCCGCTCCGGCTGCCCGCGCGCGTGTGGGTGGACGGCGCGGAGGTCCCCGTCAGCGCCGGTCGGATCGCCATCGAGCGGCCGCTCGACGCACCGGGGACGGTGCTCGTGCGCACCGCGGAGACGGTGTTCGCACGCGGCGGGTCGGCGCTCGCCGGGCCGGTGAGGGTGCGGACGGCGCCTGCCCCGATCGAACTCGGCGACTGGCGGGACATCGGTCTCGGATCGTGGTCGGGCGGGGTACGGTACACCGCGCGGATCGAGGTAGCCGGCGACGCACCTGCGGCCGCGCTCGAACTCGGCCGCGTGCAGGGGAGCGTGCGCGTGGAGGTCGACGGCGAGGTCGTGGCCGACCTGTTCTGCGCGCCCTACCGGGTAGAGCTCGGCGATCGCCGCGGGGAGCTGGAGGTGTCGGTCACGGTGTACACGACGTTGGCGCCATTCCTCGCCGAGTCGACGCCGACCGCGTGGGCGTTCCCGGAGCAGCTCGGCTCGGGGCTCATCGGTCCGGTGACCCTCGTCACGAGCTGA